The Candidatus Desulfofervidus auxilii DNA segment GGCAAATGCTTCATCTGTGATGCACTGATGGATCTGAGTATACATCAAACTCAAATAGATCATGTTATCCCCCTAAAGATTGGTGGAAAGGATGATCCCTCGAATTTTGCCTTAACTCATGCTACATGCAATGCGTCAAAACAGGATGCGGATTTAAGGGTGGCAAGAATTTTGGCGAAATTTAATAAGATACGAGATCGTTGTTTAAAAGAAAATCGTGGACTAAATCTAACGGATATTCTACATGAATACGGTGGCTCAAAATATGAATTAACTTTAGAATTCGATGAAACTAACTCTGTGGTCAGATACTCTCTTGATGAAGTAGGAGAAAATGAAATCCTTGAAGAAAGAGTTTATACAGACCCGCTAAGTGACTTTAAATATTTCTTTGCAGAGTTACCAATTGAATACCTATTTCATGATGACAGAATTAACCCACGATCAATAGGGCAAAATATTTCTAAACTAGTTAAGGAGTTCTTCCTGAAAAGACCACAATTGCATATCTCCTTAGGATGGGTAGACGTTAAAAGCAATCCTAAAGTTAAAGTTAAAATTTTTGATGGCCAACACAAGGCTGCGGCTCAGGTACTGTTGGGTATAAGAAGATTACCTGTTAGAATATTTCTAAATCCAGACCTTGATGTACTCCTTATTACAAACACAAATGCAGGAACCACTCTTAGACAAGTAGCTTTTGATAAATCTGTACAGAGACACTTGGGTAGTGCACTTTATATGGACCGAGTAGAACGCTATCAGAGAGAAAAAGGTTTATCTCCTGATGATTTCAATTTTTCAGAACGAGATCTGGTAAATTATTATAAAGGAGAATCTAGAGAAATGAAAAGGTACATTTTAGACTCAGTTAGAGATGGTATTACACATCATCCAGAAAACAAGTTGAAAGAATTCATAGATTTTGGTGGAAGAAAAAAAGAGAAGCCACTTTCGTATAGCACAATAGAAAAAACATTTTACTCATTTTTTATTTATCAAGATGTTCTTGATACACCCATAAATTATCGGTTAGAAGAAGGAGAAAACCCAAGAGAAATTGAAAAAGAACAGATAGTTACATTGATGAACATTATAGCAGAAGAGATACTAATCGGGAAATTTAACCCTGATATAGGAACTTATAGGATAGAAAACAGAATTCAG contains these protein-coding regions:
- a CDS encoding HNH endonuclease, translating into MGSLYLNRLTHDEREKLKKKLWEAQKGKCFICDALMDLSIHQTQIDHVIPLKIGGKDDPSNFALTHATCNASKQDADLRVARILAKFNKIRDRCLKENRGLNLTDILHEYGGSKYELTLEFDETNSVVRYSLDEVGENEILEERVYTDPLSDFKYFFAELPIEYLFHDDRINPRSIGQNISKLVKEFFLKRPQLHISLGWVDVKSNPKVKVKIFDGQHKAAAQVLLGIRRLPVRIFLNPDLDVLLITNTNAGTTLRQVAFDKSVQRHLGSALYMDRVERYQREKGLSPDDFNFSERDLVNYYKGESREMKRYILDSVRDGITHHPENKLKEFIDFGGRKKEKPLSYSTIEKTFYSFFIYQDVLDTPINYRLEEGENPREIEKEQIVTLMNIIAEEILIGKFNPDIGTYRIENRIQKGEEISEDHLIAYRMTKEEIIYNWLRYIEQIIKNYFIMQGKPIQEKKLFQYRFPEPLWERIRIFVKNLRNLPLWVNKELAATIFGGRQNYEYWQTIFETGKTPQGFQVLVKPLDLMEMIKK